A region from the Pararge aegeria chromosome Z, ilParAegt1.1, whole genome shotgun sequence genome encodes:
- the LOC120636548 gene encoding carcinine transporter-like encodes MITSDKNGENKTGSIENYIDEAKPKDVDYDMLLSAAGEFGPYQLFLFCSTFPFYVFGVFSYFSQLFMTEVSPNHWCWIPELHNLTEIERRTLAIPLDPEARFGYSQCKSYIANWSEILETGQMPNGSWNIQNCQYGWEFNRSEIPYPTISSEMGWVCDKNSYQATAQSIFFVGSIVGGFVIGWVADRFGRLPAATLSNMIGCVAGIISIYAQNLFQFSLCRFLMGISYDNCMMMVYLLVLEYVAPKYRSIITNLPFAIFYTLGATALPWIALACGHWKTISIVTSIPMALSLLAPFLMPESPRWLISKGRITDAVDKVLNIARVNKKEIPSNLIEHFKKSNLDQKKENNTSILILLKRPKLRKMFICICLEFMCCLAIFDALVRSIGGLEFNFFLSFTMVSFTELPSLVIVSFVIDLTGRKGMSIFAFLICFIFCTITAFISNGLPSVICAVISRFAINMCVNIGMQWAAEMLPTPVRGSGTSIVHIFSYIGTIISPYIVYLENYITWLPLVVVGCIAIIGMLLALSLPETAGKDMPQTFDEAEDLVSYRKILDIPFLRKKEISNTKSANNIF; translated from the coding sequence ATGATAACAAGTGATAAAAACGGTGAAAATAAAACTGGCAGCATTGAAAACTACATAGACGAAGCCAAACCAAAAGATGTTGATTACGACATGCTATTATCGGCCGCTGGAGAGTTCGGTCCATACCAATTGTTTCTGTTTTGTTCAACATTTCCTTTTTATGTCTTCGGTGTGTTTTCATATTTCTCACAACTTTTCATGACAGAAGTTTCACCAAATCACTGGTGCTGGATACCCgaactacataatttaactGAAATCGAACGAAGAACACTTGCAATACCGTTGGATCCCGAAGCGCGATTTGGATATTCGCAATGTAAATCATACATTGCCAATTGGAGTGAAATATTAGAGACAGGCCAAATGCCTAATGGAAGCTGGAATATACAGAACTGTCAGTATGGGTGGGAATTTAATAGATCTGAAATACCATATCCCACTATTTCCAGTGAAATGGGATGGGTGTGTGACAAAAATAGCTATCAAGCTACAGCCCAGTCTATTTTCTTCGTTGGATCTATAGTAGGAGGATTTGTTATTGGATGGGTTGCCGATCGCTTTGGAAGATTACCAGCTGCAACATTAAGCAATATGATTGGATGTGTGGCGGGAATCATTAGTATATATGCCCAAAATCTTTTTCAGTTTTCTTTGTGTCGATTTCTAATGGGTATATCGTACGATAATTGTATGATGATGGTATATCTTCTAGTTTTAGAATATGTTGCACCTAAGTATCGCTCTATTATAACAAATTTGCCTTTTGCAATATTTTACACGTTAGGTGCCACAGCATTACCTTGGATAGCACTTGCATGTGgacactggaaaacaatcaGTATAGTTACAAGTATTCCGATGGCATTGTCACTTCTAGCACCCTTTTTAATGCCAGAAAGCCCTAGGTGGTTGATTTCTAAAGGGCGCATAACTGACGCTGTAGACAAAGTTCTTAATATAGCAAgggttaataaaaaagaaataccaTCAAATTTAAtagaacattttaaaaaatctaatttggaCCAAAAGAAAGAGAACAATACaagcattttaattttgcttaaacGGCCTAAGTTgaggaaaatgtttatttgtatttgtttagAGTTCATGTGCTGTTTGGCTATATTTGACGCCTTAGTTCGAAGCATTGGTGGTCTAGAATTTAActtctttttatcttttacaatgGTATCATTTACGGAACTGCCTTCATTAGTAATAGTTTCTTTTGTTATAGATTTAACTGGTAGAAAGGGAATGtcaatttttgcatttttaatatgttttatattttgcacAATAACTGCTTTTATCAGTAACGGTTTACCTTCTGTAATATGTGCAGTTATATCAAGGTTCGCCATAAATATGTGTGTAAATATTGGCATGCAATGGGCTGCTGAAATGCTACCCACACCTGTAAGAGGATCCGGTACGTCAATCGTCCATATATTCAGTTATATTGGCACTATTATATCACCTTATATTGTGTACTTGGAAAATTACATAACTTGGCTACCTCTAGTTGTTGTGGGATGCATAGCGATAATAGGAATGCTGTTAGCTTTATCACTACCAGAAACAGCTGGAAAAGACATGCCTCAGACTTTTGATGAAGCCGAAGACTTAGTTAGTTACCGAAAAATATTAGACATACCATTTctaagaaaaaaagaaatttccAACACTAAAAGTGCaaacaatatcttttaa